The window ATTTCAACCAAGGGCAATGCTGTTGCGCCGGCAGCCGGCTGTACGTCCAGGCCAAGGCCTATGACGAGGTGTGCGATCGGCTCGCTTCGCTCAACAAGAGCCGCAAAGTCGGCGACCCGTTCGACCCCGCAACCGAGCAGGGCCCGCAGGTCGATCAGGCCCAGTTCGACAAGATCCTGAAGTACGTTGAGTTCGGCAAACAGGACGGCGCCAAACTGGTCACCGGCGGCAAGCGGTCCGGCAACGAAGGATACTTCGTCGAGCCGACCCTGTTCGCCGGGGTGACCGACGAGATGCGGATTGCACGCGAGGAGATCTTCGGCCCCGTGCTCAGCGTGCTGAAATTCGACGACGTCCAGGAGATCGCCCGCCGAGCGAACGACAGCGACTTCGGCCTCGCCGCGGCCGTTTGGACGCGCGACGTGTCGAAGGCCCACCGATTGGCCAGCCATCTGCGGGCCGGCACCGTGTGGGTCAACTGCTACAACGTGTTCGACTCGGCGGCCCCGTTCGGAGGCTTCAAGCACAGCGGCATCGGTCGCGAGTTGGGCGAAGAAGGCCTGCGGGCGTACACCGAGTCGAAGACGGTGACGATGAAGCTGGGATAACGACTTGTCCTCGTCGATTACTTGGCCGGTTGTTCCGCTTTGGGCGTTGCGAGCGGTATCAGCTTGACGACGGTTCCGACTCGTTGCAAGCGGACGCCGGCGCGACGGAAAAATCGTCGGTCAATGTCGTCGAGCGTTCCGGCCTTGATGCGAGGACGGAAGACAGAGTCAAAATCGGCGCCGCCCGCGCGCAACTCCGATTCGTCGACTTGCAACTCATAGCCAACGGCGACAAGAGCTTGTCGGAGGCAGTCGATCGCTTGTCCAAGCGTGACGTCTCCCTCCATGGCCAAGCGAAATTGCTTCAATGGGATCGCTTGCGACTCTGGGGGCACTGCCGTCAGGCGGTTACTCAATTCGGCGATCCGGCCTCGGGCGTGAGCAATCGCCTGAGGATCAACCGCTTGGCGCCGGTACTCGTTCCATAGACGAATCGCGTGCTGGGCCGAGCGGGCTTGCGTTCGACGAGCAGCGGGACGCCCGTCGAACGCAAGCCGGTCGTACCCCTCGGCTTGATGCTTCAGCCATTTGGCCTCTTCGGCCTGCCGTATTGCTTCCCAAGGGCGGTCGGCGCGACTCGCCAGTTCGGAAAGGATTATCTCGGCAGTCGTCGCCGCCGGAACGTCGGGCCAGCGCTCGACGATGGCGCGGAGTTCCAGCGTTGCTGCGTCGATCGATGCGGGGGCGGAATCTGCAATCAGCCGCTTTGCATCGTCGAGTCGCCTCGCGGCCCATTCATCGCGTGAGGGCGCGTCGGCAATGCGAAGCGAGAGAGAATTGGCAGCGGTCTCGCGTCGACGACCGGCGTCGTCATCGAGCCAACTCAGCGCGTCGCTTACGACATCCGGCGGCGGCATTCGATGAGCCAGCCCTCTGACGAGCGTCGACTCCGTTCGAACTCCGGTGACTTCCCAGAGAGGCGCATAGAGGTCTTCAATGGCCGGCGCCTGAGGATCGCGGGCGCCGCAGACGACGGCAATGCTCAAGCGGCGGGCGACGCGAGTTCGTTGAGCCGGGGATACGGGAGGGGTTGCGGCGTTTCCCAAGCATACGACCCCGCCGAAGTATTCGGGCAGCGCGAACGCGATCAGGCAGGCTACGTGAGCGCCTCCGGAGAAACCAGCAAGATAAGTCCTGTCGGGATCGATGCGGTATCGGGATCGCAGATCTTCGAGTACGGCAAGCGTTGCCTGCACCCGACGCGGAATTGGTCGTCCGTTCCCTTGCTCCAGAAGTCCTGCGTAGATGGCTTCGCGCTCGAGGCAAAACGGCTTGCAGAATTCCCAGCCGACGGCGCGGTCGTCGGGTGAAACGAAGACGACCAAGGGCCGTAATTCTGCATCGCCTTGCTGCGGACCGTAAAACTCGTAAGTCGGATTTCGTCCAACCGTCGCCTTGAGCAACGCTTCCGGCGTCTCGACAGGAGATCGGCCGATCAGCGGGAAGGCCCAGTCGAGTTGCACAGGGCCAGACGCCTGAAGAGTCGGCAACCTGTCGTCGCCTTGAGCGGCGGCGCCACGGACGACCGTCGCCAGCAGGACGATGGCGCACCACGCAGTTTTAGGCGTACGGCAGACAAGGAACTGCGACTCGACCACGTTCGTCCCCGAAGAGACAGCATTCGTTGCACGGCGTCAACGCATTCAACATACAGAATTGAAGCGAGCGGCGCCAACTCGTCCGCAGACTGCAGCTTGCGGCCGGGGGCCTGTTCGGGACCGCGAGTCAACTGTTCACTTCGCGCAATAACAAGCTCTCACCTTGTCAACTCCCAGGCAGTCCCGGTGCGAGAAGGAAGCTCCAGCGCGAGAACTCCGAGCGAGCCGTCAAGTTGGGCGGCCCCCATGCGGGGCCAAATCTGGCGATACATTCCTTGCAGTTCCGGGGGAAGCTTCACTTCTGCGCTGACTGCGACTTCGTCAGCATTCACTGCAACGACGATTGATTGGCGTTCTGCTGTGCGAGCCATTACGTACGAACCTCCGACGGCGTGGAGGTTTCTGAGCGATCCGATTCGCAAGGCTTCGTGGTCGCGCCGCAGTCCGATCGCTTCGCGGTAGAACTGCAGCAGGCTTCCGTCCCACGACTCGGGATGATGCCAGGGGAACGCCTCGCGACAGTGGGGGTCGTTGGCGCCGGCGAGGCCGACTTCGTCGCCGTAATACACGCAGGGCGCCCCGGGCAGCGTCATCTGCAGCAGCACGCAGAGCCGCTGCGCGGTCGGGTCTTGGACGATCCACGCCAGCCGGGCCATGTCGTGGCTGTCGAGCATGTTCATCTGGGCGAAGTTCACTTCCCAGTCGTAGTAGCCGTACATGCGATCGAGAAGCGCGGCGAACTGCGGTGCATCGATCGGGGCGAAGTGCAGATGAGGATGAACGTTGTCGTTGCGGAACGTCTTGCCGGCGCAGAAGCTGACCAGCGGGCCGGTGATCACGTAGTTCATCACCCCGTCGAATTGGTCTCCTTGCAACCAGCGGCGCGCCTCGTGCCAAATCTCGCCGCAGATGTACGCCTCCGGGTTTCCCGCTTTGACGACTTGGCGAAAGGTGCGCCAGAAGTCGTCGTCGTCGATCTCGGCCGGCACGTCGAGTCGCCAGCCGTCGATGCCGAAGTCGATCCAATGTCGCGCCACGTCGAAGAGGTATTGCCGGACCGCGGGGTTCTTGGTGTTGAACTTGGGAAGCGCCGGCAGATCCCACCAGCAGGAGTAGTTGGGGGTCTCTCCCTTTTCATTCGGATACGGTTTCAACGGCCAGCCGTGGACGTGGAACCAGCCGAGATACGGCGAGTTCCCCCCGGTCTCCAAGATATGGTGAAACGCCCAAAAACCCCGGCTGGCGTGGTTGAACACGCCGTCGAGCACGACGTGCATCTCGCGGCTGTGGGCGGCATCGAGCAGCTCGCGCAGCGCTTCGTTCCCGCCCAGCAGGGGATCGACCCGCAGGTAGTCGAACGTGTGATAGCGATGCGTCGACGCCGAGGCGAAGATCGGGTTCAAGTAGAGCGCGTTCACCCCCAGCTCGCTGAGATAGTCGAGCTTGTCGACGATTCCGCGGAGGTCGCCTCCTTGGAAAGCGTCGACCTCGGGTGCGGTTCCCCACGGCGCGAACCGCGTTCCTGGCGGGTGGACGGTCCGATCGCTGCGGGCGAAGCGGTCGGGAAAGATCTGATAGAACACCGCGTGCTTCACCCAGTCGGGCGTGCGGACGCGGCGGCGGTGGAGTTCGGCGAGACGGCGATCGAGGCTGTGCATGCGCGAAGCGAAACCGAGAACAGGCGTTGTGAAACTCGCAGTCTACCCCCCCGAGACCGCGCCGACGACCAGCAGCGGTTCGGCGCCGGCGACGATCGGCCCCGGCAGCGGGGCATCGAGCGATTCGTCCGACCAATCCTCGTTGCAGACGAAGTACCGCAGATAGGGGCGCCGCCGGCCGGTCGCAGGGTCGCGGATCGTCCCGCGCAGCGCGGGAAACTGGACCTCGACGGCGTCGATCACGGCGTTCATCGTCACCGGCCCGTCGATCGACAGGGCGAGTTCCCCTTCAATCTTCGCCAACGCGCGGAGCGGCGACGGCAGCATGACTCGGATCATGGCAGGGTTTGCACCTCGACCGAGAGTACTGCCGGCAAGTCGCGAACGATTGGCCGCCAGTGGTCTCCCCCGTCGGCCGAGCCGTAGACTTGGCCCCCCGTCGTACCGAAATAGATTCCGCACGGGTCGAGTTCGTCGGCGGTCATTGCGTCGCGGAGGATGTTCACGTAGCAGTCCTGCTGCGGCAAGCCGTCGGTCAGCGGCTCCCACTCGTTCCCGCCGGTCCGGCTGCGATAGACCCGCAGCTTGCCCTCGGGAACGTAGTGCTCGGCGTCGCTCTTGATGGGGACCACGTACACGGTGTCCGGTTCATGAGCGTGCACCTGGATCGGGAACCCGAAGTCCGTGGGCAAATTGCCGCTGATCTCGTGCCAATTGTCGCCGTAGTCGTCGCTTCGCATCACGTCCCAGTGCTTTTGCATGAACAACACGTTGGGGCGCGCCGGGTGCATATCGATTCGGTGGACGCAGTGCCCCACCTCGGCCGTCGGATCGGGAATGTACTGGCTGTGCAGCCCGCGATTGATCGGCCTCCAGGAGCCGCCCCCGTCGTCGGTGCGGAACGCCCCGGCAGCGGAGATGGCGACGTACATCCGCCGCGCGTCGCTCGGGTCGATCTTGATCGTGTGGAGGCACATCCCCCCCGCCCCCGGCGCCCATGCGGGACCTTGGCAGGCCCGCAGCGCGGGCAACTCGTGCCACGCGTGGCCGCCGTCGGTCGTGCGGAACAGCGCCGCATCTTCAATCCCTGCATAGACGACGTCGGGGTCGTCCGCCGCGGGCTCGAAATGCCATACCCGCTTGAACTCCCACGGATGTGGCGTGCCGTCGTACCACTGGTGGGCGCCGGGGTCGCCGTCGTAGGCGAACTGATTGCCGACCGCGTTCCAAGTGATTCCGCCGTCGTCGGAGCGCTGGACGACTTGGCCGAACCAACTGCTCGTTTGCGAGGCGTAGATGCGGTTGGGATCGGCAGGCGATCCTTTAACGTGGTAAATCTCCCAACCTCCGAAATGAGGTCCCGCGACGGACCACTGGCGACGGGCCCCGTCGGAGGTCAACACGAAGGCGCCCTTGCGCGTCCCGACCAACAATCGCACCCCGGCCATGGCAAGATGGTCTCCGCTAGCGGCGTTCGCCAACGCCAAGGAGCTGGATGAATTCCGCAACAGTCGTTGCGAAGCGGCAGGAATCGTTTGTACAGTGCCAAATCGAGACAATCAAGCTTGTCTTTTGGGGAACTGAGAGGCATGCGCCATCCGTGGGTACTCGAGGGAGGCGGCCCGGCGGCGCAAGGGACGTCGAGGGGAACCGCGCTGCGCACGGTCCTTTCGCCGGTGACAAGATTCGCCTCGACTAATATTCCTACGAGCGAGAATATTCACTGCTTCCGGCGGTTAGTGCGAAGACGACGTGACCTGCTCTCTTCTTGGAATCTCTGCGCGACCGCGCGAGCCAATTCTGCCCAAGAGCAGGAGAACTCCTCATCCCTCGCCAGACATGGAAGGCTTTCAGGATCGGAGCGGATTCGCCTGAAGGGAGATGCGAGATTCGTCGGATTTTCGAGAACTCTTTGCGAAAAAACGAGGTAAGGATTTCCTCCCGCTTGCTGTTGCTGTGAAGAGAGTACGGGAAATCTGCGCCGCCGGGCGCAGTTGGTCGACGACGCCGCGGCAAGTGCGCGCAGTTTGTACGGGACGCCGGCGCTACGGCTCCTTCCTGTCCTGCTGCCGTGCTGAGATTGCATTCACGGGTAGAGCAGGGAATTCACTCGGACTTCCAACTGCAGCGTCGGTTGCCGATGCTGCGCGAGGTACGATAGGATGACCCAACCGCGGGTTCGCTTCCCGCAGGCTTGCTGTTCGAACCTGTTTGCCAACGGCCGCCGGCCGCCGATTCGTCATGTGAAGGATTCGCTATGGACCCGTGGCCCCTGGGCGTGTTCGCCAGTATCGATGCGGGGTTAGGCGTGCGTCTCGATGTCGTGCGCGAGTTGCATGTGCCGACCGTCCATCTCCACACGCCGCACGCCGCGTCGCGGACTGCCGAACGGGCGGCTCGCTTCCTGGCCGAGCTTGATGCGGCGAACATCCGCATCTCGTGCGTCTTCGCGGGATTCGACGGGGAGAGTTACGCCGACATTCCGACCGTCGCCCGCACCGTGGGACTCGTCCCTTCGGCGAGTCGCGAAGGACGGACGAGCGAATTGTTGGGGATCGCCGATTTCGCCCGCCTGCTGGGAGTCGACGTGGTCGGCGTGCATGTCGGTTTTGTGCCGCACGACGCCGCCAGCGAGGACTATCGAGCGATCGTCGCCGTAATGCGTCGCGTGTGCGACCATCTGGCGGGCAACGGGCAGGCGCTCCATCTCGAGACGGGGCAAGAGCCGGCCGACGTGCTGCTGGGGTTCCTCAAGGACGTCGAGCGCGGCAACTTGTTCGTCAATTTCGATCCCGCGAACATGATCCTCTACGGCGTCGGCGAACCGCTGCCGGCGCTCCGCACGTTGGGCGAGTACGTCCGCAGCGTCCATTGCAAGGACGCCACGTGGTCGGACCGCCCTGGCCAGACGTGGGGGCAAGAGGTTCCGTTGGGTGCGGGGGCCGTCGATTTCCCTGCGTATTTGCGGACCCTGAAAGACATCGGCTACACGGGACCGCTGACGATCGAACGGGAAATCCCCCAGGAGCCGGCACGCCAAAAAGCCGAAATCGCCGCAGCGGTCGAACTGCTGACGCGGTTGCGTGCGGAATTGTGGGAATAACATCCGCCCGCGAATGACGCGCAAGGTCGCGGAGGAACATAAGAACCAGCGCAGGCGAATTGAGCCTGGCGTCTGGGCGTTCGCTGAGCATTATTTTGCGAGCATTCGCGAGATTCGCGGTCCGCCGAGGAATACCAGCATGATCAACGTCGGCATCGTCGGGCTCGGGTTCATGGGGATGATCCATTACCTGAGCTACAAGAAGATCCCGGGCGTTCGCGTCGCCGCGATCTGCGAGGTCGACGAGCGGCGTCTCGCCGGCGATTGGACCGACATTAAGGGCAATTTCGGCCCTGCCGGCGCGCAGACGGACTTGAGCGACGTCGCTACGTTCACGTCGTTCGACGAAATGCTCGCGACGACCGCGCTCGATCTGGTCGACGTGACGCTCCCTCCCGCGATGCACGCCGAGGCGACCTGCAAGGCGCTTGCCGCGGGACGGCACGTGTTCTGCGAAAAGCCGATGGCGCTGGACCTGAACGAATGTCGCGCCATGTCGACCGCTGCGGCGACGGCGAATCGGCGATTGTTCATCGGGCACGTCTTGCCGTTCTTTCCCGAGTACGCCTGGGCGCTCGACGCGGCGCGGAGCGGGCGCTACGGCGCCTTGCGCGGCGGGGCCTTTCGGCGAGTCATTTCGAACCCGGCGTGGCTTGCCAATTACTGGGTCGCGGACAAGGTGGGAGGGCCGCTGTTGGATCTTCACGTCCATGATGCGCACTTCATTCGGTTGCTGTTCGGGCGTCCCGACGAGGTCGTCAGCCGCGGGCGAACCCGTGCGGGCCTGCCCGAGTTCTGGCACTCGCTGTTTTCGTTCGCTGACGGCGGTCAAATCGTCGAGGCCACGAGCGGCACGATCGATCAACCGGGACGATCGTTCAATCACGGGTTCGAGATTCACTTCGACTTGGCGACGCTGCAGTTCGAGTTCGCCGTGTTGGGGGACGCGGGACGATACCTCTGCCCGCCGATGGTGCTGCACGCCGACGGAGGCGCAGAGCGAGTCGACCTTGGAGACGGCGACCCCATGAACGCGTTCGCCGCGGAGTTGCGCACCGTCGCGGACTGCGTGCGCGAAAACCGAGAAAGCGACGTGCTCAACGCCGCTTTGGCGGAGGACGCCGTCGAATTGTGCCATTTGCAGGCCGAAAGCGTCGCGTCGGCGCCTCGTCGCGCTGCGACAAGCGTTTAGAATGATTGACGACGCCCCGAGTCGTTCGTCGGCCGCAATGCGACGGACTTGTCACTCGATTCCAACCTCCCGCGATCGATACCATTCTCCGCTATGAGCACGATGTCCGCGCCTGACGCACGGTCCGCCGCCCCCGTCGCAACCGGCAACTCCGCCGAGGAGCGCCGTTTTGCCAAGTTCGAAAAGATTCCGGTTCGCGTCTACGCGCATGCGGGCGAAGCGAGTCGAGCCGTCGCGGCGGAGATCGCCGCACTGGTGCGTCGCCGCGCCGAAGAGGGGCGCTCCTGCGTGCTGGGACTCGCCACCGGCAGCACGCCTGTCGGCGTTTACGGAGAACTCGTGCGGCTGCACCGAGAGGAAGGTTTGTCGTTCAAGCATGTCGTGACGTTCAATCTCGACGAGTACTTCCCCATGCAGCCCGACGAACTGCAAAGCTACGTGCGGTTCATGTGGGAGCACCTGTTCGACCACATCGACGTCGAGCGCGACAACGTCCACATCCCCGACGGCACGTTACCGGAGGACCAAGTCGAGGACCACTGCCGCGCCTACGAGGAAGCGATTCGCGCCGCGGGGGGCATCGACATTCAATTGCTGGGGATCGGCCGCACGGGGCATATCGGATTCAACGAACCGGGCTCGGGACGCGACAGTCGCACCCGCATGATTACGCTCGATCGGGTGACGCGCCGCGACGCGGCGAGCGACTTTTACGGCGAGGATCACGTCCCCCGTCGGGCGATCACGATGGGGGTCGGTTCGATCCTCGAAGCCCGCAAGGTCGTGCTGATGGCCTTCGGCGAAGGAAAGGCGAACGTCGTCGCAAAGGCGGTGGAGGGAGAGATCTCTTCGATCGTCGCCGCGAGCTACTTGCAGGAGCACCCGCAAGCCGAGTTCGTGCTCGACGCAGCGGCCGCCGAAGGGCTGGTCCGTCGATCGTCCCCGTGGCTTGCCGGCCCGGCGGCATGGGACGCCGCGTCGATCCGCAAGGCGGTCATCTGGCTCGCTTCGCGGCTGAAGAAACCGATCCTCAAGCTCACCGAGGAGGACTACAACGAAGAAGGCCTCCAGGAATTGCTCGCCAGTCACGGACGCGCCTACGACATCAACGTCGAGGTGTTTCGCGAGCTTCAGCGGACAATTACCGGTTGGCCGGGAGGCAAGCCGGAGAATCGTCGTCGCGCCGACGACGGGCCATGCGTCGATCACCGGACGTTCCCTAAACGCGTCCTGATCTTCTCGCCTCACCCGGATGACGACGTCATTTCGATGGGGGGGACGCTGATCCGGCTGGTCGATCAGGGGCATGAGGTTCATGTCGCCTACCAGACTTCGGGCAATATCGCGGTGTTCGACGACGACGCGATTTGCTTCATGGATTTCGTCGCTGAATTCAATCGCCACTTCGGCATCGACCCGGCGCGGACCGCGGAGCTTGAGGCCCACATCGAGGCGTTCGTCAAGAACAAGCAGCCGGGACAGGTCGACAGCCCCGAGGTGCAACTGATCAAGGGGCTCATCCGCCGCACCGAGGCTCGCGCCGCGACCCGTTGTTCGGGAGTCCCCGAGAGCCAGCTTCACTTCATGGACATGCCGTTCTACGAAACGGGGCGGGTGCGCAAGAAGCCGTTGGGCGAGGACGACATCCGCCTCACTGTCGAACTGCTTCGCAAAGTGCAGCCGCATCAAGTCTACGCGGCGGGCGATTTGTCCGATCCGCACGGCACGCACCGGACTTGTTTGTCGGCCATTCTGCAGGCGTGTCAGGTCGTCGCGGACGACGAATGGTATCAGCAATGCGTCGTGTGGCTGTACCGCGGCGCGTGGCAGGAGTGGGGGCCGCATCAGATCGAAATGGCCGTGCCGCTGAGCCCGCAGGAATTGCTGCGCAAGCGAATGGCGATCTTCAAGCACGAATCGCAAAAAGACAAAGCCCTGTTTCCCGGTCCCGATCCGCGGGAGTTTTGGCAACGGGCCGAGCAGCGGAATCGCACGACCGCCGAGTTGTATGATGCGCTGGGCTTGGCTGAGTACGAGGCCATTGAGGGATTCGTCCGTTGGAAGGGCGATCTCGACGCAGTTCTCTAGCGTCGTGGGATTGTACGATCGCCTGCGAAGATTCCCCGCAAAGGCGAGGCGGCCGGGATCGGTCGAAGCGAACCCCGGGTCGATTTCCTGGGGACTTTGCTGCGCTACCGCCCCGGCCCCCCAGCTTGTTCGCGGAATCAACGAAGCAAGCTTCAAACGGCGACGGTTGGAAGGCTCGGGCGGCCTCTTGTATACTGGGAGGGTCGCTTGCGATTCGCCCTTGAGGGGACGACGCGACCGAGGCGCTGTTGGCCGCTCTTCTCACCCCAGCCGGTTCTTGTCGTGAACTGCCGCTTGCCAATTCTCGCTGCGAGCCTGGCGGTCGCTGCGCTGGTGGTCGTCCCCAGCCGAGCGGAGGACGCCGTGCATTACAACAGGGACGTCCGGCCGATCTTGTTCGACGCCTGCGTGTCGTGCCACGGACCTGACAGCGCATCGCGCGAGGCCGACCTGCGGCTCGACGTTCGTGAGCAAGCGGTCGACATGGGAGCAATCGTTCCGGGAGATCCTGAATCGAGCGAGATGCTGCGTCGGATTCTCTCGGACGATCCCGACGAGCGGATGCCGCCGCCGGAGCTCAAGAAGACGCTCACCGCCGAGCAGAAGGAGATTCTTGTGCGGTGGATCGCCGAAGGCGCGGCGTACGAACCGCTCTGGTCTCATATCCCTCCCCGGCGCCCCGCCGAACCTGACGTTGCCGACGCCGACTGGCCTCGCAACGGAATCGACCGATTCATCCTGGCAAAGCTTGCCGAAAACGGGCTGGCGCCGGTCGAGGAGGCGGATCGCCGCACGCTTGCGCGTCGCGCGTCTCTCGATCTTGTCGGTTTGCCGCCGACGGTCGAGCAACTCGCCGAGTTTCTTGCCGACGACGCCCCCGACGCCTACGAGCGGTACGTCGAGCGACTGCTCGCTTCGCCCCGCTGGGGCGAGCACCGAGCCCGCTATTGGCTCGACGCGGCTCGGTACGCCGACACGCACGGCATCCACTTCGACAACTATCGCGAGATGTGGTCGTACCGGGATTGGGTCATTCGGGCGTTCAATCAGAACATGCCCTTCGATCAATTTACGATCGAGAATCTCGCCGGCGATCTGCTGCCGGCGGCAACGCTCGAACAGAAGATCGGCTCGGGGTTCAACCGGTGCAACATTACCACGAACGAGGGGGGGATTATCGACGAGGAGTACGTCGTCCTCTACGCCCGTGATCGGACCGAAACGACCAGCCACGTCTGGCTGGGCCTGACGGCCGGATGCGCAGTGTGCCACGATCACAAGTTCGATCCCCTCTCGCAGCGCGAATTCTACGAGCTGTCGGCCTTTTTCAACAATACGACGCAAGAGGCCAAGGACGGCAACGTGAAGGACACGCCGCCGATCGTGCGCGTGCCGCTCGTCGAGGATCGCGCGCGGTGGAGCGAATTGGTCGAAGCGATCCCGACCTTTGATCGCGAATTGGCCGAGCGACGGGAGAGCGCTCGGGGTTCGTTCGAGCGATGGCTGGCGTCGATCGCTCCCGAAGAGTTTGCCAAATGGCTGCCGCTGGAAGGGCTGCAATTGCACGCCCCGCTGGACGACGGCGACGATTCGATCGAATACCGCTTGCAGGGCGAAAGTCGCCGCGTCGACAAGCCCGCGTCGGTCGAATGGCGCCCGGGGCGGCTCGGCTCGCAGGGGGCCTATCTCTCCGGTGGCGCCGTGCTTGCCGCGGCCGAGGCGGGGGACTTCGAGAACGATCAGCCTTTCGCCGTTGCGGCGTGGATCAAGATTCCCGCCAAAGGAGGGAGCGCCGCGGTCCTTGCCCGCATGGACGAGGAGGCGAACCACCGCGGCTGGGATCTGTGGATCGAAGGGCGGCGCGTCGGCACGCATCTGATCAACAGTTGGCCCAAGAACGCCCTGAAGGTCGTCACCCGCGAGCCGGTCTCCGCCAACGAATGGGTCCATGCGGCCGTCGTTTACGACGGCCGTCGCGACGCGACGTCAGTGCGCATCTACGTCAACGGCGTCGTGCAGCCGACCGAGATCCTCGCCAATTCGCTCTCCAAGACGATTCGCACCGAGACGCCGCTGAAGCTCGGCCAGCGCCGCAACTCGTCGCCCTTGACCGG of the Pirellulales bacterium genome contains:
- a CDS encoding MoaD/ThiS family protein — translated: MIRVMLPSPLRALAKIEGELALSIDGPVTMNAVIDAVEVQFPALRGTIRDPATGRRRPYLRYFVCNEDWSDESLDAPLPGPIVAGAEPLLVVGAVSGG
- the nagB gene encoding glucosamine-6-phosphate deaminase, whose product is MSAPDARSAAPVATGNSAEERRFAKFEKIPVRVYAHAGEASRAVAAEIAALVRRRAEEGRSCVLGLATGSTPVGVYGELVRLHREEGLSFKHVVTFNLDEYFPMQPDELQSYVRFMWEHLFDHIDVERDNVHIPDGTLPEDQVEDHCRAYEEAIRAAGGIDIQLLGIGRTGHIGFNEPGSGRDSRTRMITLDRVTRRDAASDFYGEDHVPRRAITMGVGSILEARKVVLMAFGEGKANVVAKAVEGEISSIVAASYLQEHPQAEFVLDAAAAEGLVRRSSPWLAGPAAWDAASIRKAVIWLASRLKKPILKLTEEDYNEEGLQELLASHGRAYDINVEVFRELQRTITGWPGGKPENRRRADDGPCVDHRTFPKRVLIFSPHPDDDVISMGGTLIRLVDQGHEVHVAYQTSGNIAVFDDDAICFMDFVAEFNRHFGIDPARTAELEAHIEAFVKNKQPGQVDSPEVQLIKGLIRRTEARAATRCSGVPESQLHFMDMPFYETGRVRKKPLGEDDIRLTVELLRKVQPHQVYAAGDLSDPHGTHRTCLSAILQACQVVADDEWYQQCVVWLYRGAWQEWGPHQIEMAVPLSPQELLRKRMAIFKHESQKDKALFPGPDPREFWQRAEQRNRTTAELYDALGLAEYEAIEGFVRWKGDLDAVL
- a CDS encoding glycoside hydrolase family 13 protein, yielding MHSLDRRLAELHRRRVRTPDWVKHAVFYQIFPDRFARSDRTVHPPGTRFAPWGTAPEVDAFQGGDLRGIVDKLDYLSELGVNALYLNPIFASASTHRYHTFDYLRVDPLLGGNEALRELLDAAHSREMHVVLDGVFNHASRGFWAFHHILETGGNSPYLGWFHVHGWPLKPYPNEKGETPNYSCWWDLPALPKFNTKNPAVRQYLFDVARHWIDFGIDGWRLDVPAEIDDDDFWRTFRQVVKAGNPEAYICGEIWHEARRWLQGDQFDGVMNYVITGPLVSFCAGKTFRNDNVHPHLHFAPIDAPQFAALLDRMYGYYDWEVNFAQMNMLDSHDMARLAWIVQDPTAQRLCVLLQMTLPGAPCVYYGDEVGLAGANDPHCREAFPWHHPESWDGSLLQFYREAIGLRRDHEALRIGSLRNLHAVGGSYVMARTAERQSIVVAVNADEVAVSAEVKLPPELQGMYRQIWPRMGAAQLDGSLGVLALELPSRTGTAWELTR
- a CDS encoding Gfo/Idh/MocA family oxidoreductase; the protein is MINVGIVGLGFMGMIHYLSYKKIPGVRVAAICEVDERRLAGDWTDIKGNFGPAGAQTDLSDVATFTSFDEMLATTALDLVDVTLPPAMHAEATCKALAAGRHVFCEKPMALDLNECRAMSTAAATANRRLFIGHVLPFFPEYAWALDAARSGRYGALRGGAFRRVISNPAWLANYWVADKVGGPLLDLHVHDAHFIRLLFGRPDEVVSRGRTRAGLPEFWHSLFSFADGGQIVEATSGTIDQPGRSFNHGFEIHFDLATLQFEFAVLGDAGRYLCPPMVLHADGGAERVDLGDGDPMNAFAAELRTVADCVRENRESDVLNAALAEDAVELCHLQAESVASAPRRAATSV
- a CDS encoding DUF1553 domain-containing protein gives rise to the protein MNCRLPILAASLAVAALVVVPSRAEDAVHYNRDVRPILFDACVSCHGPDSASREADLRLDVREQAVDMGAIVPGDPESSEMLRRILSDDPDERMPPPELKKTLTAEQKEILVRWIAEGAAYEPLWSHIPPRRPAEPDVADADWPRNGIDRFILAKLAENGLAPVEEADRRTLARRASLDLVGLPPTVEQLAEFLADDAPDAYERYVERLLASPRWGEHRARYWLDAARYADTHGIHFDNYREMWSYRDWVIRAFNQNMPFDQFTIENLAGDLLPAATLEQKIGSGFNRCNITTNEGGIIDEEYVVLYARDRTETTSHVWLGLTAGCAVCHDHKFDPLSQREFYELSAFFNNTTQEAKDGNVKDTPPIVRVPLVEDRARWSELVEAIPTFDRELAERRESARGSFERWLASIAPEEFAKWLPLEGLQLHAPLDDGDDSIEYRLQGESRRVDKPASVEWRPGRLGSQGAYLSGGAVLAAAEAGDFENDQPFAVAAWIKIPAKGGSAAVLARMDEEANHRGWDLWIEGRRVGTHLINSWPKNALKVVTREPVSANEWVHAAVVYDGRRDATSVRIYVNGVVQPTEILANSLSKTIRTETPLKLGQRRNSSPLTGSQVEDVRVYSRALDEDEVLTLATTAAIASATTVPPAERPAAELEALYAWWSRIVDERGRELFLKQRAFRSELTAIESRGTLAHVMQERPDPPKAYVLNRGEYDQRRDEVTPATPAFLPPMPADLPRNRLGLAQWLLCEENPLTARVTVNRYWQEAFGQGLVRTAGDFGMSGELPSHPELLDWLAIEFRESGWDVKHMFRLLVTSSAYRQSALVSPEARERDPDNRLLSRGPRFRMDGEMIRDYALAASGTLSPKIGGPSVKPYQPPGVWEAVAMIGSNTRDYKQDSGESLYRRSLYTFWKRSAPPASLETFNAPSRENCTVVRERTNTPLQALVTLNDPQFVEAARRLAQRAIHEAGGEFNGRAEFLAQRVLCRPLLPEERKIVRSTFEALVSHYAVDAADAQALITVGESPVDATIPPAELASWTMVVNQLFNLDEALNK
- a CDS encoding exo-alpha-sialidase, with amino-acid sequence MAGVRLLVGTRKGAFVLTSDGARRQWSVAGPHFGGWEIYHVKGSPADPNRIYASQTSSWFGQVVQRSDDGGITWNAVGNQFAYDGDPGAHQWYDGTPHPWEFKRVWHFEPAADDPDVVYAGIEDAALFRTTDGGHAWHELPALRACQGPAWAPGAGGMCLHTIKIDPSDARRMYVAISAAGAFRTDDGGGSWRPINRGLHSQYIPDPTAEVGHCVHRIDMHPARPNVLFMQKHWDVMRSDDYGDNWHEISGNLPTDFGFPIQVHAHEPDTVYVVPIKSDAEHYVPEGKLRVYRSRTGGNEWEPLTDGLPQQDCYVNILRDAMTADELDPCGIYFGTTGGQVYGSADGGDHWRPIVRDLPAVLSVEVQTLP
- a CDS encoding sugar phosphate isomerase/epimerase; the encoded protein is MDPWPLGVFASIDAGLGVRLDVVRELHVPTVHLHTPHAASRTAERAARFLAELDAANIRISCVFAGFDGESYADIPTVARTVGLVPSASREGRTSELLGIADFARLLGVDVVGVHVGFVPHDAASEDYRAIVAVMRRVCDHLAGNGQALHLETGQEPADVLLGFLKDVERGNLFVNFDPANMILYGVGEPLPALRTLGEYVRSVHCKDATWSDRPGQTWGQEVPLGAGAVDFPAYLRTLKDIGYTGPLTIEREIPQEPARQKAEIAAAVELLTRLRAELWE